The Streptomyces sp. NL15-2K genome contains a region encoding:
- a CDS encoding VWA domain-containing protein, with translation MERYRIRGALLALTAASGLLLAGCGASDTDDGSSSMDRAEGATGFPAPHYSQGEQDRTGPDDESRDIAPSPDYLSTFALDVDTASYGYARRTLAEGRRPDPSTIRPEEFVNSFRQDYERPDGNGFSVTVDGARTDEEDWSLVRVGLATRPAEQRGERPPAALTFVIDISGSMAEPGRLDLAQESLGVMTDRLRDDDSVAIVTFSDEAETVLPMTRLDGNRDEIHDAIDGLEPTYSTNLGAGVETGYATAVEGLREGATNRVVLVSDALANDGDTDPDSILERIDGARREHGITLFGVGVGSDYGDALMERLADKGDGHTVYVSGEDEAEQVFCEQLPRHIDLTARDAKAQVAFDPETVAEFRLVGYDNRRVADDDFRDDRVDGGEVGPGHTVTALYAVRTKPGADGHLATATVRWQDPETRTPHEESGQLESGSLDDSLWSASPRLQVTAVAAYFADALRRGDERRHSLPGAPSVRELGEKADDLADTTEDEAVRGLADTIGRATHLTG, from the coding sequence ATGGAACGGTACCGAATACGCGGCGCTCTGCTCGCCCTCACCGCGGCGAGCGGCCTGCTGCTCGCCGGCTGCGGCGCGAGCGACACCGACGACGGGAGCAGCAGCATGGACCGGGCGGAAGGGGCGACCGGCTTCCCGGCCCCCCACTACAGCCAGGGGGAACAGGACCGTACCGGCCCCGACGACGAATCCCGCGACATCGCCCCGTCCCCCGACTACCTCTCCACCTTCGCCCTCGACGTCGACACCGCCTCCTACGGCTACGCCCGCCGCACCCTCGCCGAGGGCCGGCGCCCCGACCCCTCGACCATCCGCCCCGAGGAGTTCGTCAACAGCTTCCGCCAGGACTACGAACGCCCCGACGGCAACGGCTTCTCGGTGACCGTCGACGGCGCCCGCACCGACGAGGAGGACTGGTCCCTGGTCCGCGTCGGCCTGGCCACCCGCCCCGCCGAACAGCGGGGCGAACGCCCGCCCGCCGCCCTCACCTTCGTCATCGACATCTCCGGCTCCATGGCCGAACCCGGCCGCCTGGACCTCGCGCAGGAGTCCCTCGGCGTGATGACCGACCGGCTGCGCGACGACGACTCGGTGGCGATCGTCACCTTCAGCGACGAGGCCGAGACCGTCCTGCCGATGACCCGGCTCGACGGCAACCGGGACGAGATCCACGACGCGATCGACGGCCTGGAGCCGACGTACTCCACCAACCTCGGCGCGGGCGTCGAGACCGGCTACGCGACGGCCGTGGAGGGCCTGCGCGAGGGCGCCACCAACCGAGTCGTCCTGGTCTCCGACGCCCTCGCCAACGACGGCGACACCGACCCCGACTCCATCCTCGAACGCATCGACGGTGCCCGCCGCGAGCACGGCATCACCCTCTTCGGAGTCGGCGTCGGCAGCGACTACGGCGACGCCCTGATGGAACGCCTCGCCGACAAGGGCGACGGCCACACGGTCTACGTGTCCGGGGAGGACGAGGCCGAACAGGTCTTCTGCGAACAGCTTCCGCGGCACATCGACCTCACCGCCCGCGACGCCAAGGCGCAGGTCGCCTTCGACCCGGAGACGGTCGCCGAGTTCCGTCTCGTCGGCTACGACAACCGCCGCGTCGCCGACGACGACTTCCGGGACGACCGTGTCGACGGCGGCGAGGTCGGCCCCGGCCACACGGTCACCGCCCTCTACGCCGTGCGCACCAAGCCCGGCGCCGACGGCCACCTCGCCACCGCGACCGTCCGCTGGCAGGACCCCGAGACCCGCACCCCGCACGAGGAGTCCGGCCAACTGGAGTCCGGCTCCCTCGACGACTCCCTGTGGAGCGCGAGCCCCCGCCTCCAAGTCACCGCCGTGGCCGCCTACTTCGCCGACGCCCTGCGCAGGGGCGACGAACGCCGGCACTCCCTGCCCGGCGCCCCGTCCGTCCGTGAACTGGGCGAAAAGGCCGACGACTTGGCGGACACCACCGAGGACGAGGCGGTACGCGGCCTCGCCGACACCATCGGCCGGGCGACGCATCTCACGGGTTGA
- a CDS encoding ABC transporter permease encodes MSTVTDRAKPVEVADGYRAGRTLPIRVELVRQLKRRRTLVMGGILFALPFVLLIAFQVGGEPGGGNEGVTLMDTATASGANFAAVNLFASAGFLLVIPVALFCGDTVASEASWSSLRYLLAAPVPRARLLWSKLVVGLSLSLAAMVLLPLVALAVGMAAYGTGPLELPTGGTLAFGTAAERLAITVAYLFVYQLVTAALAFWLSTKTDAPLGAVGGAVGLTIVGNVLDQVTALGDWRDFLPAHWQYAWLDTVQPQLEWSRMIEGTALSVTYALVLFALAFRGFARKDVVS; translated from the coding sequence ATGAGCACGGTGACCGACCGCGCCAAGCCCGTCGAGGTCGCCGACGGCTACCGCGCCGGCCGTACGCTGCCCATCCGGGTCGAGCTGGTCCGGCAGCTGAAGCGGCGCCGCACGCTCGTCATGGGCGGCATCCTGTTCGCCCTGCCGTTCGTCCTGCTCATCGCCTTCCAGGTCGGTGGCGAACCGGGCGGCGGCAACGAGGGCGTGACCCTCATGGACACGGCCACCGCGTCCGGGGCGAACTTCGCCGCGGTGAACCTCTTCGCCTCCGCGGGCTTCCTGCTCGTCATCCCCGTCGCGCTGTTCTGCGGGGACACGGTCGCCTCGGAGGCCAGCTGGTCCTCCCTGCGCTATCTCCTCGCCGCCCCCGTGCCGCGCGCCCGCCTGCTGTGGTCCAAGCTCGTCGTCGGGCTGAGCCTGAGCCTCGCGGCGATGGTGCTGCTGCCGCTCGTCGCGCTCGCGGTCGGCATGGCGGCGTACGGCACGGGCCCGCTGGAGCTGCCCACCGGCGGCACGCTGGCCTTCGGCACCGCGGCCGAGCGCCTGGCGATCACCGTGGCGTACCTCTTCGTGTACCAACTGGTCACCGCGGCCCTGGCGTTCTGGCTGTCCACGAAGACGGACGCGCCGCTGGGCGCGGTCGGCGGCGCGGTCGGTCTGACCATCGTCGGCAACGTGCTGGACCAGGTGACGGCCCTCGGCGACTGGCGCGACTTCCTGCCCGCGCACTGGCAGTACGCCTGGCTCGACACCGTGCAGCCGCAACTCGAGTGGTCCCGCATGATCGAGGGCACGGCCCTGTCGGTAACGTACGCCCTCGTGCTGTTCGCCCTGGCCTTCAGGGGTTTCGCCCGCAAGGACGTGGTGTCCTAG
- a CDS encoding CocE/NonD family hydrolase, with protein sequence MDLRLPGLRGRMRRPRRWIAAAASVVVLAGAGTWTAVASDDAPPVRSTDRVMDMGGGVRIDTSYFTSGASGRRPAVLLAHGFGGSKNDVRQQAQDLARDGYAVLTWSARGFGRSTGKVGLNDPKGEVADVSKLIDWLAKQPQVQLDKTGDPRVGVAGASYGGAISLLAAGYDDRVDAIAPAITYWNLADALFPNGVFKKLWAGIFVNSAGGCEKFETQICQMYERVAESGTPDAQARQMLEERSPSAVGDRIKVPTLLLQGQTDSLFPLGQADAAAKAIRANGAPVDVDWISGGHDGGDMETSRVQGRVQSWFDRYLKDDKGADTGPEFRVTRTLGTGSGDGETRLSGVSDVTYPGLEGDPRSIALAGREQSFDNPAGANPPAVSALPGLGSAGGGLAQLSTLGIGISLDFPGQFAAFESAPVTDGVQITGSPTATVHVKSTSDDAVLFAKVYDVGPGGGQQQVLPSQLVEPIRVEGAKAGKDVEITLPAIDHEVDQGHRLRLVLASTDLGYASPVTPATYTVSLKGDLKVPTALGETDQAAQLAGWVWWLPPVGAAIALALLLSARRRTATPAPDPALAEVPLQITDLSKRYAKSADRYAVRDLSFRVEKGQVLGLLGPNGAGKTTTLRMLMGLIKPDGGEIRVFGHAIVAGAPVLSRVGAFVEGAGFLPHLSGRENLELYWRATGRPPEDAHLDEALEIAGLGEALARAVRTYSQGMRQRLAIAQAMLGLPDLLILDEPTNGLDPPQIREMREVMIRYAAAGRTVIVSSHLLAEVEQTCTHLVVMDHGRLVQAGPVAEIIGSGDTLLVGTAAPVDEPVVDKVAALPGVASAVRTDDGLVVRLDPDGTAQRLVAELVRLEVPVASVGPHRGLEEAFLTLIGD encoded by the coding sequence ATGGATCTTCGATTGCCCGGACTGCGGGGGCGCATGCGGAGGCCGCGACGGTGGATAGCCGCCGCGGCCTCCGTCGTCGTCCTCGCCGGTGCCGGTACATGGACGGCCGTCGCCTCAGATGACGCGCCGCCGGTGCGCAGCACCGACCGGGTCATGGACATGGGTGGCGGGGTGCGGATCGACACCTCGTACTTCACCTCCGGCGCCTCGGGCCGCCGCCCCGCCGTCCTCCTCGCCCACGGCTTCGGCGGCAGCAAGAACGACGTACGGCAGCAGGCGCAGGACCTCGCCCGGGACGGGTACGCGGTCCTGACCTGGTCGGCCCGCGGCTTCGGCAGGTCGACCGGCAAGGTCGGGCTGAACGACCCCAAGGGCGAGGTCGCCGACGTCTCCAAGCTGATCGACTGGCTGGCGAAGCAGCCGCAGGTTCAGCTCGACAAGACCGGCGACCCCCGCGTGGGCGTCGCCGGAGCCTCGTACGGCGGCGCGATCTCGCTGCTGGCCGCCGGATACGACGACCGGGTGGACGCCATCGCCCCGGCGATCACGTACTGGAACCTCGCGGACGCCCTCTTCCCGAACGGCGTCTTCAAGAAGCTCTGGGCGGGCATCTTCGTCAACTCCGCAGGCGGCTGCGAGAAGTTCGAGACCCAGATCTGCCAGATGTACGAGCGGGTCGCCGAGTCCGGCACCCCGGACGCACAGGCCCGGCAGATGCTGGAGGAGCGCTCGCCGTCCGCCGTCGGTGACCGCATCAAGGTGCCCACGCTCCTCCTCCAGGGGCAGACCGACTCCCTCTTCCCGCTCGGCCAGGCCGACGCGGCCGCGAAGGCGATCCGTGCCAACGGCGCCCCGGTCGACGTCGACTGGATCTCGGGCGGCCACGACGGCGGCGACATGGAGACGAGCCGCGTCCAGGGGCGCGTGCAGTCCTGGTTCGACCGGTACCTCAAGGACGACAAGGGCGCCGACACCGGCCCCGAGTTCCGGGTCACCCGCACCCTCGGCACCGGAAGCGGGGACGGCGAGACACGGCTCAGCGGCGTGAGCGACGTCACGTACCCGGGCCTGGAGGGCGACCCGCGCTCGATCGCCCTCGCCGGGCGCGAGCAGAGCTTCGACAACCCGGCCGGCGCCAACCCGCCCGCCGTGTCGGCCCTGCCCGGCCTCGGCAGCGCCGGCGGCGGCCTCGCCCAGCTGTCCACGCTCGGCATCGGGATCTCGCTGGACTTCCCGGGCCAGTTCGCCGCGTTCGAGTCCGCGCCCGTGACGGACGGCGTGCAGATCACCGGCTCGCCGACGGCCACCGTCCATGTGAAGTCCACCAGCGACGACGCCGTGCTCTTCGCCAAGGTGTACGACGTCGGCCCCGGCGGCGGTCAGCAGCAGGTGCTGCCCTCCCAGTTGGTCGAGCCCATCCGGGTCGAGGGCGCCAAGGCCGGCAAGGACGTCGAGATCACCCTCCCGGCGATCGACCACGAGGTCGACCAGGGCCACCGCCTGCGCCTGGTCCTGGCTTCGACGGACCTCGGCTACGCGTCCCCGGTGACGCCGGCGACGTACACGGTCTCCCTGAAGGGCGACCTGAAGGTGCCGACGGCCCTCGGCGAGACGGACCAGGCGGCGCAGCTCGCCGGATGGGTGTGGTGGCTGCCGCCCGTCGGCGCGGCGATCGCGCTGGCCCTGCTGCTGTCGGCCCGGCGCCGCACCGCGACGCCCGCCCCCGACCCCGCGCTGGCCGAAGTCCCCCTCCAGATCACGGACCTGAGCAAGCGGTACGCCAAGTCGGCGGACCGGTACGCGGTCCGGGACCTGTCCTTCCGCGTGGAGAAGGGCCAGGTCCTCGGCCTGCTCGGCCCGAACGGCGCGGGCAAGACGACGACCCTGCGCATGCTGATGGGCCTGATCAAGCCGGACGGCGGCGAGATCCGCGTCTTCGGCCACGCGATCGTGGCCGGCGCCCCGGTGCTGTCCCGCGTCGGAGCCTTCGTCGAGGGCGCGGGCTTCCTCCCGCACCTGTCCGGCCGCGAGAACCTGGAGCTGTACTGGCGGGCCACCGGCCGCCCGCCCGAGGACGCCCACCTGGACGAGGCCCTGGAGATCGCCGGCCTCGGCGAGGCGCTGGCCCGCGCGGTCCGCACGTACTCCCAGGGCATGCGCCAGCGGCTCGCCATCGCGCAGGCCATGCTCGGCCTGCCGGACCTGCTGATCCTCGACGAGCCGACCAACGGTCTCGACCCGCCGCAGATCCGCGAGATGCGCGAGGTGATGATCCGCTACGCGGCGGCCGGCCGCACGGTGATCGTCTCCAGCCACCTCCTCGCGGAGGTCGAGCAGACCTGCACCCACCTGGTGGTCATGGACCACGGCCGACTCGTCCAGGCGGGTCCGGTCGCGGAGATCATCGGCTCGGGCGACACGCTGCTGGTCGGCACGGCCGCACCCGTCGACGAGCCCGTCGTCGACAAGGTCGCCGCGCTGCCCGGCGTGGCCTCGGCGGTCCGCACCGACGACGGTCTGGTGGTACGGCTCGACCCCGACGGCACCGCACAGCGCCTGGTCGCCGAACTCGTCCGGCTGGAAGTGCCCGTGGCGTCGGTGGGCCCCCACCGCGGCCTCGAAGAGGCCTTCCTCACCCTGATCGGAGACTGA
- a CDS encoding sporulation-delaying protein SdpB family protein, with the protein MRDPLARLGAWVTHTLRTSPFTNVYGVARSLLATGTFLTLALNPTDTLFTAGSGMAPPPQCDGFTAVSVYCMAGPVPGRWLSLAVLLTVMVGVFPRWTVIPHWYVAFSLNISASVVDGGDQIAAVLTLLLIPVGLCDGRKTHWGAPVPARESTGEGALLGGFFGWIALSVIRFQAAAVYFHAGVAKFGVAEWADGTAMYYWLADPVMGAPAWQRFLVDPVTHSGTGVALLTWAVPLGEIALAVALVLPARRWRLFLWGAVLFHVGIAVTLGLVSFALAMIALDIIFLRRADHSFSRPHWAEPRGWFLRGTAGPALLAQKAVPAQKKDPAPH; encoded by the coding sequence ATGCGCGATCCCCTGGCACGACTCGGAGCATGGGTGACGCACACTCTGCGCACGTCACCGTTCACCAACGTCTACGGCGTGGCGCGCAGCCTGCTGGCGACGGGCACGTTCCTCACGCTGGCGCTGAACCCGACGGACACCCTCTTCACCGCCGGCAGCGGAATGGCTCCACCGCCCCAGTGCGACGGGTTCACGGCCGTGTCCGTCTACTGCATGGCCGGTCCGGTACCCGGAAGGTGGCTCTCCCTCGCCGTCCTGCTCACGGTGATGGTCGGCGTCTTCCCACGCTGGACGGTGATCCCCCACTGGTATGTCGCCTTCAGCCTGAACATCTCCGCCTCGGTGGTGGATGGCGGCGACCAGATCGCCGCCGTACTGACCCTGCTGCTGATTCCGGTAGGCCTCTGCGACGGAAGGAAAACGCACTGGGGTGCGCCGGTACCGGCCAGGGAAAGCACCGGAGAGGGGGCGCTTCTCGGTGGTTTCTTCGGCTGGATCGCCCTGTCCGTGATTCGTTTTCAGGCGGCGGCGGTGTATTTCCACGCCGGTGTGGCGAAATTCGGGGTCGCCGAATGGGCGGACGGCACGGCCATGTATTACTGGCTCGCCGATCCCGTCATGGGGGCGCCCGCGTGGCAGCGGTTCCTCGTCGATCCCGTCACTCACAGCGGAACCGGTGTTGCTCTGCTCACATGGGCGGTCCCGCTGGGCGAGATCGCGCTGGCCGTCGCGCTCGTCCTCCCCGCACGCCGGTGGCGGCTATTTCTGTGGGGCGCCGTTCTCTTCCACGTCGGCATCGCGGTGACGCTGGGCCTTGTTTCCTTCGCGCTCGCGATGATTGCCCTGGACATCATCTTCCTCCGCCGGGCCGACCATTCCTTCTCCCGGCCGCATTGGGCCGAGCCGCGTGGCTGGTTTCTGCGGGGAACGGCGGGGCCTGCCCTACTGGCGCAGAAAGCCGTACCAGCGCAGAAGAAGGATCCCGCCCCTCACTAG
- a CDS encoding SdpA family antimicrobial peptide system protein — MAAIVCLYGMIALYAVDSSLPTNALGLPGQNEKVLRSLLPQGWAFFTRSPREKDVLLWQPGTTAGEWRQRSAHQGSAGEWFGARREQRARNMEMGVLLTRALEKGARWSDCEVRDAAASLPDMVGRCASATRDAPSPVRVSNGSRTPAVCGAVAFTRQEPLPWSWARHGVDEQMPVQVLRARVTC, encoded by the coding sequence GTGGCGGCGATCGTCTGCCTTTACGGGATGATCGCCCTTTACGCGGTCGACTCGTCGCTTCCGACGAACGCGCTCGGGCTTCCGGGACAGAACGAGAAAGTCCTCCGTTCACTGCTCCCGCAGGGCTGGGCGTTCTTTACGCGCTCTCCTCGCGAAAAGGATGTCCTGCTGTGGCAGCCGGGGACGACCGCCGGCGAATGGCGGCAGCGGTCCGCCCATCAGGGATCGGCCGGGGAATGGTTCGGGGCACGGAGGGAACAGCGCGCCCGAAACATGGAGATGGGGGTCCTCCTCACCCGTGCCCTGGAAAAGGGCGCGCGCTGGAGCGACTGCGAAGTCCGTGACGCCGCCGCATCCCTGCCCGACATGGTGGGGCGCTGCGCCTCCGCCACGCGGGACGCGCCCTCGCCCGTCCGGGTGAGCAACGGGAGCCGTACGCCAGCCGTGTGCGGTGCGGTCGCCTTCACCCGGCAGGAGCCGCTGCCCTGGAGCTGGGCACGGCACGGCGTGGACGAGCAGATGCCCGTACAGGTCCTCCGGGCACGGGTGACGTGCTGA